DNA from Sphingomonas sp. R1:
GCAACATGCCGCTGCCGCTGATCGAGCCGGATCTCGTCGCCGGCACATTGGTGCGCCTGGCGATGCCGGAAAGTCCGGGCGGCATGTACCGCTTCGGCGCCATCTGGCGCCGGGACGCGCCGCCGGGGCCGGCGGCCGCCTGGCTGCGCGCCCGCTTCGTGGCAGCCGGGCAAGGCGATCGGGACCTGGAAGGCCTGGGCGAGGCCTGAGGCGACGGAGGTAGCCATGTCGATCGCGGGGAGCATGATGGTGGCGGCGATGCTGCACATTGCAAGCCTGTCCGCCGTGGTTGCGCCGCTGCAGGCATCCGAGCAGGCGAGCGCGGAGATCCTCGTCACCGGCGTTCGGCTGCGCGCCACCAAGGTCGATTATCGCCTGCGCGGCGCGGCCCTGCGCTATTGCGGACCGCGCGATCCGCAGCAGAACCCGGCAGCGGTGTCGACGATCTGCGCCTTTGTCGAAGCCTGCGCGCTGCAGGGCAGGCGGTCCCATGCCGATATGACGCGATGCGTGGAGGGCAAGATTGCCGCACGCGAAGCGCGCCGGCGCTAGAACAGGATCGCGCCGCCCGTCACCAGGCGGAAATCGGGCGAATTCCGGTTCAGCCCGGCGACTGCCAGTATGTCGAGCTGGAGCGTCTTGGTGGGGCGCCAGGCAGTCGACACGGCGGCGAGCGCACGGGTTTCGTGTCCCTCCGGATCCTGGTCGCGCTCCAGCGAGAATTCGGCGGTGGTCGTCACCTTCTCGCTGAACTTGTAGCGGAGGCTGGTGATGCCGCTCACCGCGAAATGGCGCCCCGACCCGCTCTGGTCCGGTGCGGCGTCCGCCTCGCCGGTGAAGCTTACCGCCACCTTCTCGGTCAGGTCATATTGCACCGGCACGATTACGCCGGCGCCCCAGGTGCCGTCGCCGACCGGATATTTGCCCGTGGGCGCGGTCACGAAGGCCTCCACGCCGGCGGAAAAGGGCTTCCCCTTCTCGCCTGCCAGATGCTGGCGTAGCGCGAACCGGAGGTCACCGGTGCCGCGAATGGTTTCGATCTCGCCGCTCTCCTTGTCGCGCGTGCGGTCCTGGCCGAAGGCGGTCCAGCCCAGCTGGACCTCGGTCTTCGCAGCGACGCCAATGCGCACCAGCAGATCGGATGCGACGATCCGGTCCTCGCGCTGCGACGATTGGTCGTCCCGTTCCCAGTCGAGGAACGACGCTTCCACATGGACCCGGCCCGGTTCGGTGGTGCAGCTCGAGCCGCCAATGCTGGGCCTGGTCGGGCAGAAGCGGGGATCGTCGTCGTCTGCGAGCGCTGGGCTCGCTGCGATCAGCGCCGCTGCCACCATTCCCGCCGACCGCGCCTTGCGCCCCATGCTGTTCCCCCTGATCATCATGGGGCCCTAACGAGGCGTGTAACGAATTGTTTCTGCCCGCAGCGATCAGTTGTCGCGGATGGCGTGTTCCAGGTCCGCGGCATGGGCAGCCGCCGGCTCGGTGGGAGCCACGACATCGGCGAGTTCGGTCTCGACGCGCGCACCGCCCGTCAGCGTGCGGTGGACCGGGCATCGGTCGGCGATTTCCAGCAACCGGGTGCGCTGGGCGGCATCGAGCTTGCCTTCGATCTCGATACGGCGGGTGAACAGGTCGGCCGGGACGGCGCCCGCCTGGCGCTGGTGCCCGGCGAGTGTCCGGATGCCGGTGACCGGCCAGCCCTTCTGCAGCGTATACACGCGGAGCGTCATGGTGGTGCATGCGGCCAGCGCGGAGGCGAGCATCTGATAGGGTGTCGGCCCGGAGCCCAGCCCGCCGACCGATACCGGCTCATCCAGCATCAGCGCCACGCCGGCGACCTGTACCGCTACCTGGAACTTGCCGGCG
Protein-coding regions in this window:
- a CDS encoding OsmC family protein, which translates into the protein MSNDVALDAVARDTGAGKFQVAVQVAGVALMLDEPVSVGGLGSGPTPYQMLASALAACTTMTLRVYTLQKGWPVTGIRTLAGHQRQAGAVPADLFTRRIEIEGKLDAAQRTRLLEIADRCPVHRTLTGGARVETELADVVAPTEPAAAHAADLEHAIRDN
- a CDS encoding transporter — translated: MGRKARSAGMVAAALIAASPALADDDDPRFCPTRPSIGGSSCTTEPGRVHVEASFLDWERDDQSSQREDRIVASDLLVRIGVAAKTEVQLGWTAFGQDRTRDKESGEIETIRGTGDLRFALRQHLAGEKGKPFSAGVEAFVTAPTGKYPVGDGTWGAGVIVPVQYDLTEKVAVSFTGEADAAPDQSGSGRHFAVSGITSLRYKFSEKVTTTAEFSLERDQDPEGHETRALAAVSTAWRPTKTLQLDILAVAGLNRNSPDFRLVTGGAILF